The following are encoded together in the Streptomyces rapamycinicus NRRL 5491 genome:
- a CDS encoding thioesterase II family protein, which produces MSDLPVDDELWCRRYRPSRTATARLVCLPHAGGSATFYLPFVSALSPDVDVVAIQYPGRQDRRAEQPLTDVDALADRIHEALLRQPPLPVTFFGHSLGALIGFETIRRLEAGGSPVAHLFASSRGAPSMHRGESVHLRDDEGILSVVHYLNGTAANVLGNQEMMRAALPSLRADYQAADTYRCAPEVTIGCPVTVLTGDADPQTTVSEARAWERQTTSACTFHTFSGGHFYISEQTDSVIALLKDHFAETADDNRLPTARP; this is translated from the coding sequence GCCTCCCGCACGCGGGTGGCTCGGCAACGTTCTATCTGCCCTTCGTATCGGCTCTCAGCCCCGACGTCGACGTCGTCGCCATCCAGTACCCCGGGCGGCAGGACCGCCGTGCGGAGCAGCCATTGACGGACGTGGATGCGCTGGCGGACCGGATCCACGAAGCCCTCCTTCGGCAACCACCGCTTCCGGTCACGTTCTTCGGACACAGCCTCGGCGCCCTCATCGGCTTCGAGACCATTCGTCGGCTCGAGGCCGGCGGCAGTCCGGTGGCGCATCTGTTCGCATCCAGCCGGGGCGCCCCGTCCATGCACCGTGGTGAGAGTGTCCATCTGCGAGACGACGAGGGCATCCTGTCCGTCGTGCACTATCTGAACGGCACCGCTGCGAATGTCCTCGGCAACCAGGAAATGATGCGTGCGGCTCTGCCGTCCCTGCGTGCCGACTATCAGGCAGCCGATACCTACAGATGTGCTCCGGAAGTCACCATCGGCTGCCCTGTCACAGTCCTGACCGGCGACGCCGACCCGCAGACAACGGTTTCCGAGGCCCGCGCGTGGGAGCGGCAGACCACCAGTGCCTGTACTTTCCATACATTTTCCGGCGGGCACTTCTACATCTCGGAACAGACGGACAGCGTGATCGCATTGCTCAAGGATCACTTCGCGGAAACGGCAGACGACAACCGTCTGCCCACAGCCCGCCCTTGA
- the ccrA gene encoding crotonyl-CoA carboxylase/reductase, with the protein MEAVESPEAAPEDVESLSVPEFYRAAVLLKDEQHMFDGVRVANRNPAKSLHLAEVPTPMPGPGEVLVAAMASSVNYNTVWSAIFEPVPTFAFLEQYARTGGLATRHDQPYHVVGSDLSGIVLRTGPGVRRWRPGQRVVAHCLSVELEDPAGHDDSMLDPQQRIWGFETNFGGLAELALVKANQLMPKPPHLTWEEAAVSGLVNSTAYRQLVSRNGANMRQGDNVLIWGAASGLGSYATQYALAGGAFPICVVSSPRKAEICREMGAEAIIDRSAEDYRFWSGEEGGQNPREWRRFGQRVRELTGGEDVDIVFEHPGRDTFGASVYVARRGGTIVTCASTTGYLHEFDNRYLWMHVKRIIGSHFANYYEAWRANRLIMRGRIHPSLSQTYPLEQVGLAAEVVHGNRHLGKVGVLCLADKEGMGVDAPEFRTRHEAQLNRFRKRPGSTDAAG; encoded by the coding sequence GTGGAAGCCGTTGAATCGCCGGAAGCTGCGCCCGAAGACGTAGAGTCGCTGTCGGTGCCTGAATTCTACCGGGCGGCGGTGCTGCTCAAGGACGAGCAACACATGTTCGACGGAGTTCGGGTGGCAAACCGGAACCCCGCCAAGTCGCTTCATCTGGCGGAAGTGCCCACGCCGATGCCGGGTCCTGGCGAAGTCCTGGTGGCGGCCATGGCCAGCTCCGTGAATTACAACACGGTCTGGAGCGCGATCTTCGAGCCCGTCCCCACCTTCGCGTTCCTGGAGCAGTACGCGCGCACCGGGGGGCTCGCGACCCGGCACGATCAGCCCTACCACGTCGTGGGGTCCGACCTCTCCGGGATCGTGCTGAGGACCGGGCCCGGGGTCCGACGCTGGCGCCCGGGGCAGCGGGTGGTGGCCCACTGCCTCAGCGTCGAACTGGAGGACCCCGCAGGGCACGACGACTCGATGCTCGACCCCCAGCAGCGGATCTGGGGATTCGAGACCAATTTCGGCGGGCTTGCCGAACTCGCCCTGGTCAAGGCGAATCAGCTGATGCCCAAGCCCCCGCACCTGACGTGGGAGGAGGCTGCCGTGTCCGGTCTGGTCAACTCGACCGCGTACCGGCAGTTGGTCTCCCGCAACGGGGCGAACATGCGGCAGGGGGACAACGTGCTGATCTGGGGCGCGGCAAGCGGTCTCGGTTCGTACGCCACCCAATACGCGCTCGCAGGAGGGGCGTTCCCGATCTGCGTGGTGTCGAGCCCGCGGAAGGCCGAGATCTGCCGGGAGATGGGCGCGGAGGCGATCATCGACCGCAGTGCGGAGGACTACCGCTTCTGGTCCGGGGAAGAAGGCGGCCAGAATCCCCGCGAATGGCGACGGTTCGGCCAGCGGGTCAGGGAACTGACGGGCGGCGAGGACGTGGACATCGTCTTCGAGCACCCGGGGCGCGACACCTTCGGCGCCTCCGTCTACGTCGCCAGGCGCGGGGGCACGATCGTCACCTGCGCGTCGACGACCGGCTATCTCCACGAGTTCGACAACAGGTATCTGTGGATGCACGTCAAGCGCATCATCGGATCGCACTTCGCCAACTACTACGAGGCATGGCGGGCGAACCGGCTGATCATGCGGGGCCGGATCCATCCGTCGCTCTCTCAGACGTACCCGCTGGAGCAGGTGGGCCTGGCCGCCGAGGTCGTACACGGGAACCGACACCTGGGCAAGGTGGGCGTGCTCTGCCTCGCGGACAAGGAGGGCATGGGGGTGGACGCGCCGGAGTTCCGGACCCGCCACGAGGCCCAGCTCAACCGCTTCCGCAAGCGACCGGGGTCCACGGACGCAGCCGGCTGA
- a CDS encoding BTAD domain-containing putative transcriptional regulator translates to MQFNILGPLEVVSHDRVVPLGGIKQRAMLGMLLLKANRIVPSSKLLDSLWTGGVPPTARKMLQNAASALRGILACDDGSADPAVLLTHTPGYLLHVEPNAIDLNLFMFTIERGRAYAAQADWESARRALRGALDIWRGPVLADLTETCSAWSEATAVQNTHLVAFEELFEAELACGRHREVLAELELVAGRELSHERLVGQLMLAMYRCGRQLDALAVYHRARVTLIETHGLEPSHELQELQRLILNQDVCLDWHGGVIPALGDSGTKGVPWPTAAPQDGPRGPRPHRPVGADDPVAPLAEGKLTTMMAVVSEVAGEPGEDAAESTSALGSVAALVDREVGRHGGVVISRVASMSWIVFDAVGHAPDHAVNAALAIRDALQEARSVRAAAGSGAPEPVVKFAVVSTDAILGYHLDDGTLRGLDTAVVGRCLQLASVAPARHVWVSEETKRATEHRVRYERVGDDAWDAVELLPEPHRPNQVKMVIGGPGKIQKLRGLLAVMGGQYASLVERISHRGGDIPENAVVEVTVSVLLPGDDVHGWRLRRKAREPGRTADLP, encoded by the coding sequence ATGCAGTTCAATATCCTGGGTCCTCTGGAAGTGGTTTCCCACGACAGAGTCGTGCCCCTCGGCGGAATCAAACAGCGCGCGATGCTGGGCATGCTGCTGCTAAAAGCCAACCGGATAGTTCCGTCGAGTAAACTGCTGGATTCCCTGTGGACCGGCGGTGTTCCGCCCACCGCGCGGAAGATGCTCCAGAATGCGGCGTCCGCTCTGCGAGGAATTCTTGCCTGCGATGACGGCAGTGCCGACCCGGCCGTACTCCTCACCCACACGCCCGGGTATCTGCTGCATGTCGAACCCAACGCCATCGACCTGAACCTGTTCATGTTCACCATAGAACGCGGCCGTGCGTACGCCGCCCAAGCCGACTGGGAATCCGCGCGCCGGGCGCTGCGGGGCGCACTCGACATCTGGCGGGGCCCGGTCCTCGCCGACCTGACCGAAACCTGTAGCGCCTGGTCCGAGGCCACCGCTGTCCAGAACACGCATCTCGTGGCCTTCGAGGAGCTTTTCGAGGCCGAACTGGCCTGCGGGCGGCACCGCGAGGTGCTGGCGGAACTCGAACTCGTCGCAGGACGAGAACTGTCCCACGAACGCCTGGTGGGACAGCTGATGCTGGCGATGTACCGCTGCGGGCGGCAGTTGGACGCGCTTGCCGTCTATCACCGCGCCCGCGTGACGCTGATCGAGACCCACGGGTTGGAGCCGAGCCATGAACTCCAGGAACTCCAACGCCTGATCCTCAATCAGGACGTGTGCCTCGACTGGCACGGCGGTGTCATACCCGCGCTCGGCGACAGTGGCACCAAGGGAGTGCCCTGGCCGACCGCGGCCCCCCAGGACGGGCCCCGGGGGCCCCGGCCACACCGGCCGGTCGGCGCGGACGACCCCGTCGCCCCCCTCGCGGAGGGCAAGTTGACCACCATGATGGCAGTCGTCAGCGAGGTGGCCGGCGAGCCCGGCGAGGATGCTGCCGAGTCGACGTCCGCACTCGGCAGCGTGGCCGCGCTGGTGGACCGCGAGGTCGGGCGGCACGGCGGAGTGGTGATCAGCAGGGTGGCGTCGATGAGTTGGATCGTCTTCGATGCCGTGGGCCACGCCCCCGATCACGCCGTCAACGCCGCGCTGGCGATCCGCGACGCGTTGCAGGAGGCCCGCTCCGTTCGCGCCGCCGCAGGCAGTGGAGCGCCGGAGCCCGTGGTCAAGTTCGCCGTCGTGTCCACCGACGCGATCCTCGGCTACCACCTCGATGACGGCACACTGCGGGGTCTCGACACGGCAGTTGTCGGCCGGTGCCTCCAACTGGCCAGCGTCGCCCCCGCGAGACACGTGTGGGTCAGCGAGGAGACCAAGCGCGCCACCGAGCACCGGGTGCGCTACGAACGGGTCGGTGACGACGCGTGGGACGCCGTGGAACTGCTCCCGGAGCCGCACCGGCCCAACCAGGTGAAAATGGTCATCGGAGGCCCGGGGAAGATCCAGAAGTTACGCGGCCTGCTCGCGGTCATGGGCGGGCAGTACGCGTCGCTCGTCGAGAGGATCAGCCACCGAGGAGGCGACATTCCGGAGAACGCGGTGGTCGAGGTCACCGTCAGCGTGTTGCTTCCCGGGGACGACGTGCACGGCTGGCGGCTCCGTCGGAAGGCACGTGAACCCGGGCGAACGGCGGATCTGCCATAG
- a CDS encoding type I polyketide synthase, whose protein sequence is MSEVDKLRDYLKRAINDGRQLQSRLRRLEESMREPVAIVGMGCRFPGGAESPEDFWRLLAEGADTMSGFPADRGWDVAGTPDPGPGAAAPGFARVGGFLAGAGDFDAEFFGISPREALGTDPQQRLLLETCWEALEDAGIDPASLRGTDTGVYAGVITSGYRVGAQDAGGGYGLTGTMASVASGRVAYCLGLQGPAVSVDTACSSSLTAIHLAAQALRSGECGVALAGGVTVMATPSAFAEFARQRVLGTDGRCKPFAEAADGTGWGEGVGVLVLERLSDARRLGHRVLAVVAGSAINQDGASNGLSAPNGPSQQRVIRQALASARLQPGDIDVVEAHGTGTALGDPIEAQALLATYGQDRPEGRPLWLGSVKSNIGHTQAAAGVAGVIKMVQAMRHGMLPQTLHVDAPSSHVDWSAGAVELLTRARPWEAGPRPRRAGVSSFGISGTNVHLILEQPPQDALAEYEPETGTEPPAGPAVWVLSARSGPALAARAGQLRAFAAARPQMTVHDVAFSLATTRATGLPRRLAVTGSDREELLAGLAAAAEGQDAPGTVTGKAGEHARPVFVFAGQGGQWVGMGLQLWDEEPVFAAAMERCAAALEPFVAWRLREALGDAELLARVDVVQPALWSVMVSLAALWRAAGVEPAAVVGSSQGEIAAACAAGGLSLEDGARVVALRSRALAEHLAGAGGMVSVPAGLEEVREWIARWGQDLSVAAVNGPRQVVVAGTAAACAQFADAHAERGARAVATDVAGHTAQAEVVKERLAGELAGLAPVSGSVPFYSTVEAAVVDTAGLDSGYWYRNLREPVRLGEVIAALAAEGHRVFVEVSPHPVLGMAVAQGGEDLEAAASLQRGDGGRGRWLTALAGAWAAGAEVDWAAVTADEGKARRVALPTYPFQRERYWPKAVAGRGDAVSAGQQRSGHALLAAAVWLAEGDGLVLTGRLSLAAAPWLADHAVHGVVLLPGTAFVDLAMHAGDLAGCAVLEELTLQEPLVLSGQGGVQLQVRVSGRDGGQRTVTISSREGEGEWALHAVGVLAPVDSEPAPAPLGAWPPAGAESVPVGDAYERLAGRGYQYGPVFRGLRQVWRAADTVYAEVELPESTEADPAGFGLHPALLDAGLHGAVVASSNGAADGSGGGGTGLPFAWSGVRLLAGGARHLRVVLAPGPGGVAVTAFDAVGEPVLQARSLVLREVASGQLGGLGRMARQSLFTVDWAALPASQAPAARVRWARHGEMAGSDVAPVMVAVVPAAPSGASAPRAAQLAAATVLGWVREWLADPGTDDSRLVVWTQGAAAGQDLPGAAVAGLVRSAQTEHPGRLLLVDVDPSADVDPGRDADVDTVLAAVLDAGEPDIRISSGDRGVEVFGRRLARAGAGAGELALPGGSDWRVEVTRPGDLGSAAVIDAPKADVELSAGQVRVGLRAAGVNFRDVMYGLGVVDDGRVLGGEGAGVVLETGPEVRGLTVGQSVMGLVQGWGPVGVADARLLAPIPRGWSFQQAAGVPVGFLTAFYGLRDLAQAGPGQRVLIHAGTGGVGTAAVQLAKAWGLEVFATASPAKQHALRAMGVEESHIASTRDLAFCERFLAVTGGEGMDVVVNALAGEFTDASLRLLPRGGRFVEMGKTDIRDPEQVAQTYPGVAYQAFDTMDAGAPRVAEMLAELGAMFEAGTLTPPPVTCFELSQAVAALRHLQAARHIGKVVVNVPAEWDPHGTVLVTGGTGALGGELARHLAGSRGMRHLLLMSRRGPAAPGAARLAADLAGSGAEVRVQAGDAADRTALASVLDRVAALRPLTAVVHAAGVIDDATVESLTPARMVPVLAAKADAAWNLHELTEGASLAGFVLYSSAAAVMGSPGQGSYAAANAFLDALAVHRRDRHLTGQSLAWGLWDQTSEMSGHLDGLALTRLRRGGIEPMTTAQGLALFDAATALGTPQPMPARLDLTAPTRAGNPLLSGLTAGVPARPNAAAAVAAGGGMATRLAGLSPADREHEVLQAVQAAIAVVLGHATPGDIDPERRIRDMGIDSLTALELRNRLATETGLTLPATLVFDHPTPAELARHLAGKFDDESAPDAGESAGDPAEGIVSQFARLETALAKGADVDDELRTYARSRLLALLDMVG, encoded by the coding sequence ATGTCCGAGGTAGACAAGCTCCGCGACTACCTGAAGCGGGCCATTAACGACGGCCGGCAGCTCCAGAGCCGACTGCGCAGGCTTGAGGAGAGCATGCGCGAGCCGGTGGCCATCGTGGGGATGGGTTGCCGGTTCCCGGGCGGGGCGGAGAGCCCGGAGGACTTCTGGAGACTGCTCGCCGAGGGAGCCGACACGATGTCGGGGTTCCCCGCCGACCGGGGGTGGGACGTGGCGGGCACGCCCGACCCTGGTCCCGGTGCCGCGGCCCCAGGCTTTGCCCGGGTGGGCGGATTCCTTGCCGGGGCGGGTGATTTCGATGCGGAGTTCTTCGGGATCAGTCCGCGTGAGGCGTTGGGGACGGATCCGCAGCAGCGGCTGTTGCTGGAGACGTGCTGGGAGGCCCTGGAGGACGCGGGGATCGATCCGGCTTCGTTGCGGGGCACCGACACCGGGGTCTACGCCGGGGTCATCACGTCCGGGTACCGGGTCGGGGCGCAGGACGCCGGGGGCGGCTACGGGCTGACGGGGACCATGGCGAGTGTGGCGTCGGGCCGGGTGGCGTACTGCTTGGGGTTGCAGGGTCCGGCGGTGTCGGTGGACACGGCGTGTTCGTCGTCGCTGACGGCGATTCACCTGGCCGCGCAGGCGTTGCGGTCCGGGGAGTGCGGGGTCGCGCTTGCCGGCGGGGTCACGGTGATGGCCACCCCGTCGGCGTTCGCGGAGTTCGCGCGGCAGCGGGTACTGGGCACCGACGGCCGGTGCAAGCCGTTCGCGGAGGCGGCTGACGGCACGGGGTGGGGTGAGGGCGTCGGCGTCCTGGTCCTGGAGCGGCTGTCCGACGCTCGCCGGCTTGGGCACCGGGTGTTGGCGGTCGTGGCGGGCAGTGCGATCAACCAGGACGGGGCGTCCAACGGTCTGTCGGCGCCCAACGGTCCTTCGCAGCAGCGGGTGATCCGCCAGGCGCTGGCGAGCGCCAGGTTGCAGCCCGGCGATATCGATGTGGTGGAGGCACATGGCACCGGCACCGCGCTGGGTGACCCGATCGAGGCGCAGGCGCTGTTGGCGACGTACGGCCAGGACCGGCCGGAGGGTCGGCCTTTGTGGTTGGGGTCGGTGAAGTCGAACATCGGCCATACGCAGGCAGCCGCGGGTGTGGCGGGCGTGATCAAGATGGTGCAGGCGATGCGGCACGGCATGCTGCCGCAGACGCTGCATGTGGATGCCCCGTCCTCGCACGTGGACTGGTCGGCCGGGGCGGTGGAGCTGCTCACCCGGGCACGCCCGTGGGAAGCCGGCCCCCGTCCGCGCAGGGCCGGTGTGTCCTCGTTCGGGATCAGCGGCACCAACGTCCACCTCATCCTCGAACAGCCCCCCCAGGACGCCCTCGCCGAGTACGAGCCCGAGACCGGGACGGAGCCACCCGCGGGGCCGGCGGTGTGGGTGTTGTCGGCGCGGTCCGGGCCGGCCCTGGCCGCTCGGGCCGGCCAGTTGAGGGCCTTCGCCGCCGCCCGCCCGCAGATGACCGTCCACGACGTGGCGTTCTCGCTGGCGACGACCCGCGCCACGGGGCTGCCTCGGCGGCTGGCGGTGACCGGCAGCGACCGGGAGGAACTGCTGGCGGGCCTGGCGGCGGCAGCCGAGGGACAGGACGCGCCCGGGACGGTGACCGGGAAGGCCGGAGAACATGCGCGGCCGGTGTTCGTGTTCGCGGGGCAGGGCGGCCAGTGGGTCGGGATGGGCTTGCAACTGTGGGACGAGGAGCCGGTGTTCGCGGCGGCGATGGAGCGCTGCGCGGCGGCCCTGGAGCCGTTCGTCGCCTGGCGGCTGCGTGAGGCGCTGGGCGATGCGGAGTTGTTGGCGCGGGTGGATGTCGTTCAGCCGGCCTTGTGGTCGGTGATGGTGAGCCTGGCCGCGTTGTGGCGGGCGGCCGGGGTGGAGCCCGCCGCCGTGGTGGGCTCCAGCCAGGGCGAGATCGCCGCAGCGTGCGCGGCGGGCGGCCTGTCTCTGGAGGACGGCGCACGGGTGGTCGCCCTGCGCAGCCGGGCGCTGGCCGAGCATCTGGCCGGCGCGGGTGGGATGGTGTCGGTGCCCGCCGGGTTGGAGGAGGTGCGGGAGTGGATCGCCCGGTGGGGCCAGGACCTGTCGGTCGCGGCGGTCAACGGCCCGAGGCAGGTGGTGGTGGCCGGGACCGCGGCCGCGTGCGCGCAGTTCGCGGACGCTCATGCCGAGCGGGGCGCCCGAGCGGTCGCGACGGATGTCGCGGGTCATACCGCGCAGGCCGAGGTGGTGAAGGAGCGTCTGGCCGGAGAGCTGGCGGGGCTGGCTCCGGTCAGCGGTTCGGTGCCGTTCTACTCCACGGTCGAGGCCGCGGTGGTGGACACGGCCGGGCTGGACAGCGGGTACTGGTATCGGAACCTGCGTGAGCCGGTGCGGCTCGGCGAGGTCATCGCCGCGCTGGCGGCGGAAGGCCACCGGGTGTTCGTGGAGGTCAGTCCGCATCCGGTGCTGGGTATGGCGGTGGCGCAAGGCGGCGAGGACCTGGAGGCGGCGGCCAGTTTGCAGCGTGGCGATGGGGGCCGGGGACGGTGGCTGACCGCACTGGCCGGTGCCTGGGCGGCGGGCGCGGAGGTGGACTGGGCCGCGGTGACCGCCGACGAGGGCAAGGCCCGGAGGGTGGCGCTGCCGACGTATCCGTTCCAGCGGGAGCGCTACTGGCCGAAGGCCGTCGCTGGGCGCGGCGATGCCGTCTCAGCTGGTCAGCAGCGTTCCGGGCATGCGTTGTTGGCGGCGGCGGTGTGGCTGGCCGAGGGTGACGGGCTGGTGTTGACCGGTCGGTTGTCGCTGGCCGCGGCTCCCTGGCTGGCCGATCACGCCGTCCACGGCGTGGTGTTGCTGCCCGGCACCGCGTTCGTGGATCTCGCGATGCATGCCGGTGATCTGGCCGGGTGCGCGGTCCTGGAGGAGTTGACGCTCCAGGAGCCGCTGGTGCTGTCGGGTCAGGGCGGCGTGCAGTTGCAGGTCCGCGTCAGCGGCCGCGACGGTGGACAGCGGACCGTCACGATCTCCTCCCGTGAGGGGGAGGGCGAATGGGCTCTGCACGCGGTCGGCGTGCTGGCCCCGGTCGACAGTGAGCCGGCTCCGGCTCCGTTGGGTGCGTGGCCCCCGGCGGGTGCGGAGTCGGTTCCGGTCGGTGACGCCTACGAGCGGCTGGCCGGGCGGGGCTATCAGTACGGGCCTGTGTTCCGGGGGTTGCGTCAGGTGTGGCGGGCCGCGGACACGGTGTATGCCGAGGTCGAGCTGCCTGAAAGTACGGAGGCCGATCCGGCTGGGTTCGGGCTGCACCCCGCGCTGCTCGACGCGGGTTTGCACGGTGCCGTCGTCGCCAGCAGCAACGGCGCCGCCGACGGCAGCGGTGGTGGGGGGACGGGTTTGCCGTTCGCGTGGTCGGGTGTGCGGCTGCTGGCCGGCGGTGCCCGCCACCTGCGCGTGGTCTTGGCACCCGGGCCGGGTGGGGTGGCGGTCACGGCGTTCGACGCTGTGGGCGAACCCGTTCTGCAGGCACGGTCGTTGGTGCTGCGGGAGGTTGCGTCCGGGCAGTTGGGCGGGCTCGGCCGGATGGCCAGGCAGTCGCTGTTCACGGTGGACTGGGCCGCGCTGCCGGCCTCGCAGGCCCCGGCCGCCCGGGTCCGGTGGGCGCGGCACGGGGAGATGGCCGGGTCCGACGTCGCTCCGGTGATGGTGGCGGTGGTGCCGGCTGCCCCGTCCGGGGCGTCGGCGCCGCGGGCGGCTCAGCTGGCTGCCGCGACGGTGCTGGGTTGGGTGCGGGAGTGGCTGGCCGATCCCGGGACGGACGATTCGCGGTTGGTGGTCTGGACCCAGGGCGCGGCAGCCGGCCAGGACCTCCCCGGTGCGGCGGTGGCGGGTCTGGTCCGCTCGGCGCAGACCGAGCACCCCGGCCGGCTGCTGCTGGTCGACGTCGACCCGTCAGCCGACGTGGACCCCGGTCGCGACGCCGATGTGGACACGGTGCTGGCCGCGGTACTGGATGCCGGCGAACCCGACATCCGCATCAGCTCCGGTGACAGGGGTGTGGAGGTGTTCGGGCGGCGGTTGGCCCGGGCCGGCGCTGGAGCCGGTGAGTTGGCGTTGCCCGGTGGTTCGGACTGGCGGGTCGAGGTGACCCGGCCGGGTGACCTGGGCAGTGCCGCGGTCATTGATGCCCCCAAGGCCGACGTCGAGTTGTCGGCGGGTCAGGTCCGGGTGGGTCTGCGTGCGGCCGGGGTGAACTTCCGTGACGTGATGTACGGGCTGGGTGTGGTCGATGACGGGCGGGTACTGGGCGGGGAGGGCGCGGGGGTGGTCCTGGAGACCGGTCCCGAAGTACGCGGTCTGACGGTGGGCCAGTCGGTGATGGGTCTGGTGCAGGGGTGGGGACCGGTCGGGGTGGCGGATGCCCGGCTGCTTGCCCCGATCCCGCGGGGTTGGTCGTTCCAGCAGGCTGCGGGGGTGCCGGTCGGGTTCCTGACGGCGTTCTACGGGTTGCGGGATCTGGCCCAGGCCGGCCCGGGCCAGCGGGTGCTCATCCACGCCGGTACGGGTGGTGTGGGTACGGCTGCGGTGCAGTTGGCCAAGGCGTGGGGTTTGGAGGTCTTCGCGACCGCGAGCCCGGCCAAGCAGCACGCGCTGCGGGCGATGGGTGTGGAGGAGAGCCACATCGCCTCCACCCGTGACCTGGCCTTCTGTGAGCGGTTCCTGGCCGTGACCGGTGGCGAGGGCATGGACGTGGTGGTCAACGCGCTGGCCGGGGAGTTCACGGACGCGTCGCTGCGGCTGCTGCCGCGCGGTGGCCGGTTCGTCGAGATGGGCAAGACCGACATCCGCGACCCCGAGCAGGTGGCCCAGACCTACCCTGGAGTGGCGTACCAGGCGTTCGACACGATGGACGCCGGTGCGCCGCGGGTCGCGGAGATGCTGGCCGAACTCGGGGCGATGTTCGAGGCGGGGACGCTGACTCCGCCGCCGGTGACGTGCTTCGAGCTGTCGCAGGCGGTGGCGGCGCTGCGCCATCTCCAGGCAGCCCGGCACATCGGCAAGGTCGTGGTGAACGTCCCGGCCGAGTGGGACCCGCACGGCACGGTGCTGGTCACGGGCGGGACAGGGGCCCTGGGTGGGGAGTTGGCCCGCCACCTGGCCGGCTCCCGGGGCATGCGGCACCTGCTGCTGATGTCCCGCCGGGGCCCGGCGGCGCCGGGAGCTGCGCGCCTGGCCGCAGACCTCGCAGGCTCAGGTGCGGAAGTGCGCGTGCAGGCCGGTGATGCCGCCGATCGCACCGCTCTGGCGTCGGTGCTGGACCGGGTGGCGGCGCTCCGTCCGCTGACCGCGGTGGTGCACGCCGCCGGGGTGATCGACGACGCCACCGTGGAGTCGTTGACGCCCGCGCGGATGGTGCCGGTGCTGGCGGCGAAGGCGGATGCGGCGTGGAACCTGCACGAGCTGACCGAGGGCGCGAGCCTGGCCGGGTTCGTGTTGTACTCCTCGGCCGCGGCCGTCATGGGCAGCCCGGGGCAGGGCAGCTACGCCGCCGCGAACGCGTTCCTGGACGCGCTCGCCGTCCACCGCCGCGACCGGCACCTGACCGGCCAGTCGTTGGCGTGGGGACTGTGGGACCAGACCTCGGAGATGAGCGGACATCTGGACGGCTTGGCCCTGACCCGCCTGCGCCGCGGGGGCATCGAGCCCATGACGACCGCTCAGGGTCTGGCCCTGTTCGACGCCGCTACCGCGCTGGGTACGCCGCAGCCCATGCCGGCCCGCCTGGATCTGACCGCGCCGACCCGCGCCGGCAACCCCCTGCTGAGTGGTCTGACGGCCGGTGTTCCGGCCCGCCCCAACGCCGCCGCAGCCGTCGCGGCCGGGGGTGGGATGGCCACGCGGCTTGCCGGGCTCAGCCCAGCCGACCGCGAGCACGAGGTCCTGCAGGCCGTCCAGGCAGCCATCGCCGTCGTGCTGGGCCATGCCACGCCCGGGGACATCGACCCCGAGCGCCGCATTCGCGACATGGGCATCGACTCCCTCACCGCGCTGGAGCTCCGCAACCGACTCGCCACCGAGACCGGCCTCACCCTCCCCGCCACCCTCGTCTTCGACCACCCGACACCGGCCGAACTCGCCCGGCACCTCGCGGGAAAGTTCGACGACGAATCGGCTCCCGATGCCGGGGAATCCGCCGGGGACCCGGCCGAGGGCATCGTCAGCCAGTTCGCCCGGCTGGAGACGGCCCTCGCGAAGGGCGCGGACGTCGATGACGAGCTGCGCACCTACGCCCGCTCCCGCCTGCTGGCCCTGCTGGACATGGTGGGCTAG